One segment of Panicum virgatum strain AP13 chromosome 3K, P.virgatum_v5, whole genome shotgun sequence DNA contains the following:
- the LOC120697085 gene encoding G-type lectin S-receptor-like serine/threonine-protein kinase At2g19130, with protein sequence MIHRHSYHFRSCLPMNPLHIPLGLLLLASLQAPAPAAGATTDTLAAGQVLAVGDRLVSSNGKFALGFFQPTAAAIISKSGNTTSPSWYLGIWFNSISVFTTVWVANREQPIADPKLTQLKISSDGNLAIVSHGSPESIVWSTHIVPNRTTGAGGTNATSAVLLDTGNLALVETPSSNATLWQSFDYPTDVVLPGAKFGRNKLTGFSRQAVTRKSLVDPGLGSYSVEIDTSGVVLKHRNPSVVYWRWASGASTLKLIPILKTMLQSNPRTKGLIDPTYVDDDAEEYYMYTSLDDSSLTFVSLDISGQIKMNVWSQAEQSWQAIFAQPADPCTPYATCGPFTTCNGTSRPFCDCMESFSLKSPQDWALDDRTGGCTRNTRLDCTSSEKNTARSTDVFNPIAHVTLPYNPQSIDGATNQSKCEEACLSSCSCTAYSYNSSRCSVWHGELFSVNKNDGIDNNSEDVLYLRLAANDSPSLTRNKGKSSIGVVIAASIIGFVLLILMLLFMIWRKKFKWCGTPSYDSRGDGGIIAFRYTDLGHATKNFSEKLGAGGFGCVFKGALSDSTAIAVKRLDGARQGEKQFRAEVSSLGLIQHINLVKLIGFCCEGDKRLLVYEHMSNGSLDAHLFRGNAAALNWNTRYQIVLGVARGLSYLHQSCRECIIHCDIKPQNILLDGSFVPKIADFGMAAFVGRDFSRVLTTFRGTAGYLAPEWLGGVAITSKVDVYSFGMVLLEIISGRRNSPEAYSSGNYQIEYFPVQAITKLQEGDVQSLVDPHLHGDFNLEEAERVCKVAYWCIQDNELHRPTMGEVVRVLEGLQEIDMPPAPRLLAAITQGPGSVTEGSDASLV encoded by the exons ATGATCCATCGTCACTCATACCACTTCCGATCTTGTTTGCCCATGAATCCCCTGCACATACCACTCGGCCTTCTTCTCCTTGCTTCGTTGCAAGCTCCAGCTCCCGCTGCAGGCGCGACAACCGATACTCTCGCGGCAGGCCAGGTGCTCGCCGTCGGCGACAGGCTCGTCTCCAGCAACGGCAAGTTCGCGCTCGGCTTCTTCCAGCCAACAGCCGCCGCCATCATCAGTAAGTCCGGCAACACCACCTCCCCAAGCTGGTACCTCGGCATATGGTTCAACAGCATCTCAGTTTTCACGACCGTTTGGGTCGCCAACAGAGAGCAGCCAATCGCTGACCCCAAGCTAACGCAGCTGAAGATCTCGAGCGACGGCAACCTCGCCATCGTGAGCCATGGCAGTCCTGAATCCATAGTCTGGTCCACTCACATTGTTCCCAACAGGACAACAGGAGCCGGCGGCACGAACGCCACCAGCGCCGTTCTCCTGGACACTGGGAACCTCGCCCTCGTAGAAACCCCATCATCCAATGCCACCTTGTGGCAGAGCTTCGACTACCCGACCGACGTCGTGCTCCCGGGCGCCAagttcggccggaacaagctcACCGGCTTCAGCCGTCAGGCCGTCACGAGGAAGAGCCTCGTCGATCCGGGCCTCGGCTCCTACTCCGTCGAGATCGACACCAGCGGGGTGGTCCTCAAGCACCGCAACCCGTCTGTGGTGTACTGGCGCTGGGCGTCCGGAGCGTCGACACTGAAGCTCATACCAATACTGAAGACCATGCTGCAGTCGAATCCACGGACCAAAGGCTTGATTGACCCCACATACGTCGACGACGACGCAGAGGAGTACTACATGTACACTTCACTGGATGACTCGTCCTTGACATTCGTCTCGCTGGACATCTCCGGCCAGATCAAGATGAATGTTTGGTCACAAGCTGAACAGTCCTGGCAAGCCATATTTGCCCAACCTGCCGATCCCTGCACTCCGTATGCGACCTGCGGACCATTCACGACTTGCAACGGCACCTCCCGTCCATTCTGTGACTGTATGGAGAGCTTCTCCCTGAAGTCACCGCAGGATTGGGCGCTTGATGATCGAACAGGAGGCTGCACCAGAAACACTCGGTTAGATTGCACTAGTAGTGAGAAGAACACAGCAAGATCAACAGATGTTTTCAACCCCATTGCTCATGTTACACTGCCCTACAACCCCCAAAGCATAGATGGTGCGACCAATCAGAGcaaatgtgaagaagcttgccTCAGTTCCTGCTCCTGCACTGCTTATTCCTACAACAGTAGCAGATGCTCCGTCTGGCATGGGGAGTTGTTTAGTGTAAATAAGAATGATGGCATCGACAATAATtccgaagatgttctttatcttcgCCTTGCCGCCAATGATTCGCCAAGTCTGACAAGAAACAAAGGAAAATCAAGCATTGGAGTTGTTATTGCAGCAAGCATAATTGGTTTTGTGTTACTAATCCTCATGCTGTTGTTCATGATTTGGAGAAAAAAATTCAAGTGGTGTGGCACGCCATCGTACGACAGTCGAGGTGATGGTGGAATTATAGCCTTTAGATACACTGATTTAGGTCATGCTACTAAAAATTTCTCGGAAAAGCTTGGAGCAGGTGGTTTTGGCTGTGTATTCAAGGGAGCACTAAGTGACTCGACTGCTATAGCAGTGAAAAGGCTTGATGGTGCCCGTCAGGGAGAAAAGCAATTCAGGGCTGAGGTGAGTTCACTTGGGCTGATCCAACATATCAACCTAGTCAAATTGATTGGTTTCTGCTGTGAAGGTGATAAGAGGCTACTTGTGTATGAACACATGTCAAATGGCTCTCTCGATGCCCATCTATTTCGGGGCAATGCTGCTGCCCTAAATTGGAACACCAGGTATCAAATAGTCCTAGGAGTTGCTAGAGGACTGTCCTACTTGCATCAGAGTTGCCGAGAATGCATCATACACTGTGATATTAAACCACAAAACATACTTCTGGATGGATCATTTGTTCCCAAAATTGCAGACTTTGGAATGGCAGCATTTGTAGGAAGGGACTTTAGCCGAGTTCTGACTACATTCAGAGGAACTGCAGGGTACCTTGCCCCCGAGTGGCTTGGGGGAGTAGCTATTACATCGAAAGTTGATGTTTACAGCTTTGGTATGGTACTGTTGGAAATCATATCAGGTAGGAGAAATTCACCTGAAGCATATAGTAGCGGCAATTATCAAATTGAATATTTCCCTGTGCAAGCTATCACCAAGCTTCAGGAGGGAGATGTGCAAAGTCTGGTGGATCCACATTTACATGGTGACTTCAATTTGGAAGAG GCTGAAAGGGTTTGCAAAGTAGCATATTGGTGCATCCAAGATAACGAGCTTCATCGGCCAACAATGGGTGAAGTGGTCCGTGTTCTTGAGGGTCTACAGGAGATTGATATGCCCCCAGCGCCAAGGCTGCTTGCAGCTATCACGCAAGGGCCTGGATCTGTCACAGAAGGCTCTGATGCATCTTTGGTGTAA